In a genomic window of Verrucomicrobiota bacterium:
- a CDS encoding class II aldolase/adducin family protein, with protein sequence MKTVISAKEIEALIRSGGDVSRLPADAILTPSARDLLRDLESRNATKSGSTSSSNGAPGVPPGKPLNSKSAKADLEAFFNSPYCQRLKEEICDVGRRLWQRAYVDGNGGNIAIRVGDDIAICTPTLVSKGFMKPEDMCLVDFEGNQLAGTMKRTSEILMHLQILKRQPRAVATVHCHPPYSTGFAVAGMEPPTCMIPEYEVFSSVAIAPYRTPGTPEMGQLVADLVDKHNTILMANHGVVAWSHNNVEDAYFKMEILEAYCRTVLVAAQLGKTPNTFTPAQLQDLLKIKQSLGIPDPRHGLKECELCDNAEWRPGVSCATPAKQESAAGYDADAEAAVQAITDQIMTRLK encoded by the coding sequence GTGAAAACTGTCATCAGCGCCAAAGAAATCGAAGCATTGATTCGCTCCGGCGGCGACGTGTCCCGCTTGCCTGCCGATGCGATCTTGACGCCTTCGGCGCGGGATTTGTTGCGCGACCTGGAATCGCGCAACGCAACCAAGTCCGGATCGACATCCTCGTCGAATGGGGCCCCTGGCGTTCCGCCCGGCAAGCCGCTGAATTCAAAAAGCGCCAAGGCCGACCTCGAAGCCTTTTTCAATTCGCCCTACTGCCAAAGGTTGAAAGAAGAGATTTGCGACGTGGGCCGCCGTTTGTGGCAGCGCGCCTACGTCGATGGCAACGGCGGCAACATTGCCATCCGCGTCGGCGACGACATCGCGATCTGCACGCCGACGCTCGTGAGCAAGGGGTTCATGAAACCCGAAGACATGTGCCTGGTGGATTTCGAGGGCAACCAGCTTGCCGGAACGATGAAGCGAACGAGCGAAATCTTGATGCACCTCCAGATCCTGAAGCGCCAGCCGCGGGCCGTGGCCACGGTGCATTGCCATCCGCCTTACTCGACCGGATTCGCGGTGGCCGGGATGGAACCGCCCACGTGCATGATCCCGGAATACGAAGTCTTTTCTTCGGTGGCGATCGCGCCGTATCGCACGCCGGGCACGCCGGAGATGGGCCAACTTGTGGCGGATCTGGTTGATAAGCACAACACGATCTTGATGGCCAACCACGGAGTCGTGGCGTGGAGCCACAACAACGTCGAGGACGCCTACTTCAAAATGGAGATCCTGGAGGCTTACTGCCGGACCGTTCTGGTGGCGGCGCAACTGGGCAAAACTCCGAATACCTTCACGCCCGCGCAACTCCAGGACCTGCTGAAGATCAAGCAAAGCCTCGGCATTCCCGATCCGCGCCACGGGCTCAAAGAATGTGAATTGTGCGACAACGCTGAGTGGCGCCCGGGGGTCTCCTGCGCCACGCCTGCAAAACAAGAATCGGCGGCCGGCTACGACGCAGACGCGGAGGCCGCGGTCCAGGCCATTACGGACCAGATCATGACACGGTTGAAGTAG
- a CDS encoding ethanolamine utilization protein EutN, which translates to MKLGSVIGRVTLSKTIPALHGARWLVVSPFTRDHFQRGTQTPTGLSKDPSLVVYDNLGGGVGQTIGFVEGREAAQPFDEPTPVDAINAALVDEIFYNPFQK; encoded by the coding sequence ATGAAACTTGGCTCCGTCATTGGCCGTGTAACTTTGAGCAAGACCATTCCCGCCCTTCACGGTGCGCGGTGGCTGGTTGTGTCGCCGTTTACCCGAGACCACTTCCAGCGCGGCACACAAACCCCGACCGGTCTCAGCAAAGACCCGAGCCTCGTGGTTTACGATAATCTCGGCGGCGGGGTTGGGCAGACGATCGGCTTTGTCGAAGGCCGTGAAGCCGCGCAGCCGTTCGACGAACCCACGCCCGTGGACGCGATCAACGCGGCCCTGGTGGATGAAATCTTTTACAATCCGTTTCAGAAGTAA
- a CDS encoding ethanolamine utilization protein EutN, with protein MLLARVEGNVVATRKHPSFEGWRLVICQPINQAGDAEGAPQVAIDAHGAGMHQRVIISSDGLAARKAVGDDKSPARWMVIGVVDEKEPGVPV; from the coding sequence ATGTTGTTGGCTCGCGTCGAAGGCAACGTTGTGGCTACTCGCAAGCATCCGAGCTTCGAGGGCTGGCGGCTCGTGATCTGCCAGCCGATCAATCAGGCCGGCGATGCGGAGGGCGCGCCGCAAGTGGCCATCGACGCGCATGGCGCGGGCATGCACCAGCGCGTGATCATCTCCTCGGACGGCCTGGCGGCGCGAAAAGCGGTCGGCGACGACAAAAGTCCCGCGCGCTGGATGGTCATTGGCGTCGTGGATGAGAAGGAACCCGGAGTGCCAGTTTGA
- a CDS encoding aldehyde dehydrogenase EutE produces MSAVNEALIRDIVSEVLGRLGSAPAQQAATTSPTPATPACGCNGKGNSPVSPALRGKFGVFQDANEACAAAHEAFLQLQQKGVAARRKIEEIVKTLCNQNAQAWGKLELDETKIGRLDHKIEKLQIIKLVPGVDWIHPDGHSGDHGITLEEYTPFGVVAAVTPSTHSIPTLSGNIVNIAAAGNAVVFNAHPAASRCAATAVRAFNEAIHRETGIENIACIIEKPTMESFAAMCKHEAVRLLLVTGGPGVVKAAMQTGKRAICAGPGNPPVLVDDTACMKRAARTIIQGAAYDNNLLCIGEKEVFALEDIADKLMIEMERSGAVRLNSAQLDALTKAAFTFKEAQGGGCPHASVNKEFIGKDPVALAKAAGIEIPSGTQILFAETGANHPFVVEEQMMPFLPIVRVKTVEEGIARSIEAEHGYKHTSIIHSHDVENMTAMARALDTTLFIKNGPCMSGLGLGGEGYLSYSIATPTGEGVTNPKTFCRVRRCVMVDNLRIY; encoded by the coding sequence ATGAGTGCTGTCAACGAAGCTTTGATCCGTGACATTGTGAGTGAAGTGCTGGGCCGCCTGGGCAGTGCTCCGGCGCAACAGGCAGCAACAACGTCTCCGACGCCCGCCACGCCGGCGTGCGGTTGCAACGGCAAAGGAAATTCCCCCGTCAGTCCGGCCTTGCGCGGCAAGTTCGGCGTGTTCCAGGATGCAAACGAAGCTTGCGCCGCCGCGCACGAAGCTTTCCTCCAACTGCAACAGAAGGGCGTCGCCGCGCGCCGCAAGATCGAGGAAATCGTCAAGACCCTTTGCAACCAGAACGCTCAGGCGTGGGGCAAACTGGAGTTGGACGAAACGAAGATCGGCAGGCTCGACCACAAGATCGAGAAACTCCAGATCATCAAACTCGTCCCCGGGGTGGATTGGATTCACCCCGACGGGCATAGCGGCGATCACGGCATTACGTTGGAGGAGTACACGCCGTTTGGGGTCGTAGCCGCCGTGACGCCGAGCACGCACTCCATCCCGACGCTCAGCGGCAACATCGTGAACATCGCCGCCGCAGGCAACGCCGTCGTGTTCAATGCGCATCCGGCCGCCTCGCGTTGCGCCGCTACTGCCGTGCGCGCCTTCAACGAAGCGATTCATCGCGAAACCGGCATTGAGAATATCGCGTGCATCATCGAGAAGCCGACGATGGAAAGCTTCGCCGCCATGTGCAAACACGAGGCCGTGCGCTTGCTTCTGGTCACTGGCGGCCCTGGCGTTGTCAAGGCAGCCATGCAAACCGGCAAGCGCGCCATCTGCGCCGGGCCGGGCAATCCCCCTGTGCTCGTCGATGATACGGCCTGCATGAAGCGCGCAGCCCGGACCATCATTCAGGGCGCAGCCTACGACAACAACTTGCTCTGCATTGGCGAGAAGGAAGTGTTCGCGTTGGAAGACATTGCCGACAAGCTCATGATTGAGATGGAACGAAGCGGCGCCGTGCGTCTCAATTCTGCGCAACTCGATGCGCTGACCAAAGCCGCCTTCACGTTCAAAGAGGCCCAGGGCGGCGGCTGCCCGCACGCTTCGGTGAACAAGGAGTTTATCGGCAAAGATCCCGTGGCGCTGGCGAAGGCTGCGGGAATCGAGATTCCGTCCGGCACCCAGATTCTTTTTGCGGAGACCGGCGCGAATCATCCGTTCGTGGTCGAGGAACAGATGATGCCGTTCTTGCCGATTGTCCGCGTGAAAACCGTCGAGGAAGGCATCGCGCGATCGATCGAAGCCGAGCACGGCTACAAACACACAAGCATCATTCACTCGCACGATGTCGAGAACATGACAGCGATGGCTCGCGCGCTCGACACCACATTGTTCATCAAGAACGGACCGTGCATGTCCGGCCTGGGTCTCGGCGGCGAAGGGTATCTGAGCTACTCGATCGCCACGCCAACCGGTGAGGGCGTGACCAATCCCAAAACGTTCTGTCGCGTCCGGCGGTGCGTCATGGTGGATAATCTGCGCATCTACTAA
- a CDS encoding ethanolamine utilization protein EutN gives MFLAKVEGSVVSTKKDASMGGRKLLLLRPQLVDDKDPTKFRPGVNTIVAVDSVGAGIGEMVMFCQGSSARLAPGLKEAPVDAVIIGIVDSVDVLGKQIYSAKEPR, from the coding sequence ATGTTCCTCGCCAAAGTCGAAGGCTCGGTCGTTTCGACCAAGAAAGACGCCAGCATGGGCGGCCGCAAACTGCTCCTCCTGCGCCCTCAACTGGTCGATGACAAGGACCCCACCAAGTTCCGCCCGGGCGTGAACACGATTGTCGCCGTGGACAGCGTGGGGGCTGGCATCGGCGAGATGGTCATGTTTTGCCAGGGCAGCAGCGCCCGGCTTGCGCCCGGACTTAAAGAAGCGCCCGTCGATGCGGTCATCATCGGCATCGTCGATTCGGTCGATGTGCTGGGGAAACAGATTTACAGCGCAAAGGAGCCGCGCTGA
- a CDS encoding BMC domain-containing protein: MAHQAIGLLETRGLVALVEGTDAMLKAANVELAGPMTQVGSALVTAVVVGDVAAVKAATDAGAQAVKAIKGEVVSVHVIARPHAEVDAVLPKKK, from the coding sequence ATGGCTCATCAAGCAATTGGACTCCTGGAAACACGCGGCCTGGTCGCTCTGGTCGAGGGCACCGACGCGATGCTCAAAGCCGCAAACGTCGAACTGGCCGGCCCGATGACACAGGTCGGCAGCGCCCTCGTCACCGCGGTCGTGGTTGGCGATGTCGCCGCCGTCAAAGCGGCGACCGACGCCGGCGCGCAAGCAGTCAAAGCGATCAAGGGTGAAGTCGTCAGCGTGCATGTGATTGCCCGGCCTCACGCGGAAGTCGATGCGGTCCTGCCCAAGAAGAAGTAA
- a CDS encoding acetate kinase, whose product MKVLVANLGSTSLKWRLFEFSNGQESLLNKGGFERVTDYPKAIEDCLAQLRDAGHIASEKDLAAVGFKTVLALGVNGCVRLDEKTVRAMAACNSIAPAHNPPYIAGIRLFAQRMPGTPLVGLFETAFYQWAPEAAMRYAVPQAWHDAGVRRWGFHGASHKFIAERSAEFLGREDVAQRARRLYVDGGSSPVRKPDLRVISCHLGGSSSISGILNGVAVGNSLGMSPQSGLPHNNRVGDLDAFALPFLMRTAGLTQDEAERLLCKESGLKGLSGGANDIRDIQTQAAQGNKQAQLALDVFVHQIRHWIGAYCLQLNGADALVFTAGIGENRAELRESICANLDQLGIILDREKNLSFRAQEAVISAPNSRVKILIIPTNEELVVAREVKRFLETPKD is encoded by the coding sequence ATGAAGGTTCTCGTCGCCAATCTCGGTTCCACGTCGCTCAAGTGGCGGCTGTTCGAATTCTCAAACGGCCAGGAAAGCCTCTTGAACAAGGGCGGCTTCGAGCGCGTGACCGATTATCCAAAGGCGATTGAAGATTGCCTGGCCCAGTTGCGCGACGCCGGCCACATCGCCAGCGAAAAAGATCTGGCAGCCGTCGGCTTCAAGACCGTGCTGGCGCTCGGGGTAAATGGCTGCGTGCGGCTCGATGAAAAAACCGTCCGCGCGATGGCAGCGTGCAACAGCATCGCCCCTGCGCACAACCCGCCTTACATCGCCGGCATCCGGCTCTTCGCTCAACGGATGCCCGGAACTCCGCTGGTGGGGTTGTTTGAAACGGCCTTCTATCAATGGGCGCCGGAAGCCGCGATGCGCTACGCCGTGCCGCAAGCGTGGCATGACGCAGGCGTGCGGCGCTGGGGTTTTCACGGCGCCAGCCACAAGTTTATCGCCGAACGTTCGGCGGAGTTTCTCGGCCGCGAAGACGTCGCCCAACGCGCGCGCCGGCTTTACGTGGACGGCGGAAGCAGTCCGGTGCGGAAGCCGGACTTGCGCGTCATCTCCTGTCATCTGGGCGGCAGCTCTTCAATCAGCGGAATTCTCAATGGCGTTGCCGTCGGCAATAGCCTGGGCATGAGCCCGCAGTCAGGTTTGCCCCACAACAATCGCGTCGGCGACCTCGATGCATTCGCGCTGCCCTTCCTGATGCGGACCGCTGGACTCACGCAGGACGAAGCCGAGCGGCTCTTGTGCAAAGAATCCGGTCTGAAAGGCCTGTCCGGCGGCGCGAATGACATTCGCGACATTCAGACGCAAGCCGCCCAGGGCAACAAACAAGCTCAATTGGCCTTGGACGTCTTCGTTCATCAAATCCGGCACTGGATCGGCGCGTATTGTCTTCAACTCAACGGCGCCGACGCGCTTGTCTTTACCGCCGGCATCGGAGAAAACCGCGCCGAACTGCGCGAATCCATCTGCGCGAACCTGGATCAGCTCGGCATCATTCTGGATCGCGAAAAAAACCTTTCCTTCCGGGCGCAAGAAGCCGTGATTAGCGCGCCAAACTCGCGTGTCAAAATCCTGATCATCCCGACGAACGAAGAACTCGTCGTCGCCCGCGAAGTCAAACGCTTTCTGGAAACCCCAAAAGACTAA
- a CDS encoding BMC domain-containing protein: MAQQAIGMIETKGLSALLEASDAALKAAHVTFVGWEKIGSGYVTAFFRGDVAAVKAATDAGAAAAAQVGQVISVQVIPRPHEGLSTLGRWLQ; encoded by the coding sequence ATGGCTCAACAAGCAATTGGAATGATCGAAACCAAAGGCCTGAGCGCCCTGCTCGAAGCCAGCGACGCCGCCCTCAAAGCCGCCCACGTCACGTTCGTCGGCTGGGAAAAGATCGGCAGCGGCTACGTCACGGCTTTCTTCCGAGGCGACGTTGCCGCGGTCAAGGCAGCGACGGACGCCGGCGCTGCGGCGGCCGCGCAAGTCGGCCAAGTCATCAGCGTGCAAGTGATTCCACGCCCGCACGAAGGATTATCCACACTCGGCCGATGGCTCCAGTAA
- a CDS encoding BMC domain-containing protein, with amino-acid sequence MSEALGMIETKGYVGSVEASDAMVKAANVSLVKTVQIGGGLITVLAKGDVGSVKAAVDAGSKAASKVGELISSHIIARPHEDLLKAFLGEAAPTKK; translated from the coding sequence ATGAGCGAAGCATTAGGAATGATTGAAACCAAAGGATACGTCGGCAGTGTGGAAGCCAGCGACGCCATGGTCAAAGCCGCGAACGTCTCGCTGGTGAAAACCGTCCAGATCGGCGGCGGCCTCATCACGGTCTTGGCCAAAGGCGACGTCGGCAGCGTTAAAGCCGCCGTGGACGCCGGCTCCAAGGCGGCGAGCAAGGTCGGTGAACTGATCAGTTCGCATATCATCGCCAGACCACACGAGGACCTTCTCAAGGCGTTCCTTGGCGAGGCGGCGCCGACGAAGAAGTAA
- a CDS encoding phosphate propanoyltransferase yields the protein MAALGETVHRAVVEHLVRQAVYRRLGKPLPRSAAGPNPLVVNVSARHCHLTQETVEILFGKGHQLTPFKWLYQEGQFAAQEAVTLIGPRSRVISNLRILGPCRTLNQVELAYTDAIALGFEIPLRLSGNIEGTPGAMLMGPAGFFEMSKGVIRALRHVHMHPDDAEFYGVKNGQDMKLKVGGPCGLTFDKLLVRVDKSFKLEVHIDTDEGNACNLQPDTPCELIR from the coding sequence ATGGCAGCACTTGGCGAAACGGTTCATCGGGCTGTGGTCGAACACCTCGTTCGACAGGCCGTTTATCGCCGCCTTGGAAAACCGTTGCCGCGTTCAGCCGCGGGGCCAAATCCTCTCGTCGTCAACGTAAGCGCCCGGCACTGCCACCTGACGCAGGAGACGGTTGAGATCTTGTTTGGCAAAGGCCATCAGTTGACACCTTTCAAATGGCTTTATCAGGAGGGGCAGTTCGCGGCGCAGGAAGCCGTGACGTTGATCGGGCCGCGCAGTCGGGTCATCTCCAATCTCCGCATCCTCGGACCTTGCCGGACGTTGAATCAAGTGGAACTGGCCTACACCGACGCCATCGCCCTTGGTTTTGAAATTCCTTTGCGGCTGTCCGGGAACATTGAAGGCACTCCCGGCGCGATGCTCATGGGCCCGGCCGGTTTTTTTGAAATGTCCAAAGGCGTGATTCGCGCTTTGCGCCACGTGCACATGCACCCGGACGATGCTGAGTTCTACGGGGTGAAGAACGGCCAGGACATGAAGCTCAAAGTGGGAGGGCCGTGCGGCTTAACGTTCGACAAGCTTCTCGTCCGCGTGGACAAAAGCTTTAAGCTGGAGGTTCATATCGATACCGACGAAGGCAACGCTTGCAACCTCCAACCGGACACCCCATGCGAACTGATCCGATGA